From Pseudorasbora parva isolate DD20220531a chromosome 14, ASM2467924v1, whole genome shotgun sequence:
AGTTTCTTCATCTACCGATCAGTTTGTAGAGTTTCTTCATCCACTGATCGGTTTGTAGAGTTTCTTCATCCACCGATCGGTTTGTAGAGTTTCTTCATCCACTGATCGGTTTGTAGAGTTTCTTCATCCACTGATCGGTTTGTAGAGTTTCTTCATCCACTGATCGGTTTGTAGAGTTTCTTCATCCACTGATCGGTTTGTAGAGTTTCTTCATCCACTGATCGGTTTGTAGAGTTTCTTCATCCACTGATCGGTTTGTAGAGTTTCTTCATCCACTGATCGGTTTGTAGAGTTTCTTCATCCACTGATCGGTTTGTAGAGTTTCTTCATCCACTGATCGGTTTGTAGAGTTTCTTCATCCACTGATCGGTTTGTAGAGTTTCTTCATCCACTGATCGGTTTGTAGAGTTTTCTTCATCCACTGATCGGTTTGTAGAGTTTCTTCATCCACTGATCGGTTTGTAGAGTTTCTTCATCCACCGATCGGTTTGTAGAGTTTCTTCATCCACCGATCGGTTTGTAGAGTTTCTTCATCCACCGATCGGTTTGTAGAGTTTCTTCATCCACCGATCGGTTTGTAGAGTTTCTTCATCCACCGATCGGTTTGTAGAGTTTCTTCATCCACCGATCGGTTTGTAGAGTTTCTTCATCCACCGATCAGTTTGTAGAGTTTCTTCATCCACCGATTGGTTTGTAGAGTTTCTTCATCCACCGATCGGTTTGTAGAGTTTCTTCATCCACTGATCGGTTTGTAGAGTTTCTTCATCCACTGATCGGTTTGTAGAGTTTCTTCATCCACTGATCGGTTTGTAGAGTTTCTTCATCCACTGATCGGTTTCTAGAGTTTCTTCATCCACCGATCGGTTTGTAGAGTTTCTTCATCCACCGATCAGTTTGTAGAGTTTCTTCATCCACTGATCAGTTTGTAGAGTTTCTTCGTCCACTGATCGGTTTGTAGAGTTTCTTCATCCACTGATCAGTTTGTCGAGTTTCTTCATCCACTGATCGGTTTGTAGAGTTTCTTCATCCACTGATCAGTATGTAGATTTTCTTCTGATggtttgtgtgtttgctctcCAGCTCAATgcagatgatgatgaagacgaGAGGATCTCAGCCGCGCACCGCCATCATGATCCTAATGGTGTTCGCAGCCGTACAGTGTCAGGAGAACGAGAggtatccatccatctatctgtccaaccatctgtccatccatccatcaatccatcagtccgtctatccatccatccatccatcattctacaTGTCTATCAatcgtccgtccatccatccatccatccatccatccatccatccatccatccatccatccatccatccatccatccatccatccatccatccatccatccatccatctatctatctatctatctatctatctatctatctatctatctatctatctatctatctatctatctatctgaagAGTTGTTGTGATGTGAATGATGGCATCCTCTCTGCAGACGGGCGGTTACAGAGCACCAGTTGATGCATGACCGCGGACGCTCCATCCAGAGTCTGAAGAGGCTGATCTGGCTGTCCAGCGCAATCGAGGGTCTCCACACAGCCCAGACGCGCACACTGAGCCACGGGGACCCGGCCAGCAGGTGGCGCTCTCGCGGGCTGGAGCAGCTCCACGCTCAGCCCGGCAGCGGCCACAGGAGGGCGCTAGAGGCGCTGCTGAGCGACATGTACAGCCCTCGCCTCATTGCGGGACTGGACGGAGACAAATAAAGCCCAAATTGACCAATCACAGTCCCACCCCGGTTACAATGACACTGAGTGAGCGAGTGGagaaacttaaagggatagttcacccaaaaatgagcctgtgatgtttatctgctgacccccagggttCTATTCTATGAGAATTGTTCAAATAAGGAGAATCAGGTTGAGAataaggtcaaactggcgcgatcatagatatatatatatatacaggtccttctcaaaaaattagcatattgtgataaaagttcattattttccataatgtaatgataaaaaataaactttcatatgttttagattcattgcacatcaACTGAAATacttcaggtcttttattgttttaatactgatgattttggcatacagctcatgaaaactctctaaaaattagcatatttcatccgaccaataaaagaaaagtgtttttaatacaaaaaagtcaaccttcaaataattatgttcagttaagcactcaatacttggtgggaaatccttttgcagaaataaaACTTgacccttgataaaacacagtggaccaacatcagcagctgacatggcaccccagaccatcactgactgtggggacttgacactggacttcaggcatttgggcatttccttctccccagtcttcctccagactctggaaccttgatttcccaatgacatgcaaaatttgctttcatccgaaaaaagtactttggaccactgagcaacggtccagtgctgcttctctgtagcccaaaagcgtcttgccctggggaatgcggcacctgtagcccatttcctgctcacgcctgtgcacggcggctctggatgtttctcttccagactcagtccactgcttccgcaggtcccccaaggtctggaatcgctccttctccacaatcttcctcagggtcctctcctctcctcttctcgttgtgcagcgtcactttttccttcccacagacttcccactgaggtgccttgatacagcactctgggaacagcctattcgttcagaaacttctttctgtgtcttcccctctcgcttgagggtgtcaatgatggccttctggacagcagtcaggtcggcagtcttacccatgattgcggttttaagtaatgaaccaggctgggagtttttaaaagcctcaggaatcttttgcaggtgtttagagttcattagttgattcatatgattaggttaatcgctcgtttagagaaccgcttcatgatatgctaattttttgagataggatttttgggttttcatgagctgtatgccaaaatcatgaGTATTACAACaataaagacctgaaatatttcagttggtgtgcaatgaatctaaaatatatgaaagttaaattagtaaaatcattacattatggaaaataatgaacttttatcacaatatgctaattttttga
This genomic window contains:
- the pth4 gene encoding parathyroid hormone 4 encodes the protein MQMMMKTRGSQPRTAIMILMVFAAVQCQENERRAVTEHQLMHDRGRSIQSLKRLIWLSSAIEGLHTAQTRTLSHGDPASRWRSRGLEQLHAQPGSGHRRALEALLSDMYSPRLIAGLDGDK